A single window of Sphingobacterium sp. ML3W DNA harbors:
- a CDS encoding M15 family metallopeptidase, whose amino-acid sequence MKTHFYLLLVLIVGFEPVSAQQQLPKGFSYVKEVIPHIHTDLRYYGSHNFVGRKVDGYNAPVLILSTKATYALKKIEAELNKQGLALKIFDGYRPQKAVSHFQKWAVQIDDTLGKREFYPHIDKRNLFKLGFIANKSGHSRGSTVDLTIMELENGKELDMGGAFDFFGAVSHFNSPAINSTQKKNRLLLKNVMSKYGFKGYIKEWWHYTLVDEPYQKTYFDFDVK is encoded by the coding sequence ATGAAAACACATTTCTATCTTCTTTTGGTTTTAATAGTGGGGTTTGAACCTGTATCTGCACAGCAGCAGCTACCGAAGGGCTTTAGTTATGTTAAGGAAGTCATACCTCATATACATACTGATTTGCGGTATTATGGTTCGCATAACTTTGTCGGTAGAAAAGTTGACGGATATAATGCTCCTGTACTTATCTTAAGTACTAAGGCGACCTATGCATTAAAGAAAATAGAGGCGGAGTTGAATAAGCAAGGTTTGGCGTTGAAAATATTTGACGGTTACCGGCCGCAGAAAGCAGTCTCACATTTTCAAAAATGGGCAGTACAAATTGACGATACGCTAGGGAAAAGAGAGTTTTATCCGCATATCGATAAGCGCAATTTATTCAAGTTGGGCTTTATTGCAAATAAATCTGGACATAGTCGTGGAAGTACTGTCGACCTGACTATTATGGAACTTGAAAATGGCAAGGAGTTGGATATGGGGGGAGCATTTGATTTTTTTGGAGCTGTTTCACATTTCAATAGCCCGGCAATCAATAGTACTCAAAAGAAAAATAGATTGTTATTGAAAAATGTCATGTCGAAATATGGGTTTAAAGGATATATTAAGGAATGGTGGCATTATACACTGGTCGATGAGCCTTATCAAAAAACGTATTTTGATTTCGATGTTAAATAA
- the fbp gene encoding class 1 fructose-bisphosphatase — MKTLGQFIIEKQADFPFAKGELSRLLRDIAIAAKLVNREVNKAGLADLLGACGDMNIQGEDQQKLDVYADVQFISALQQGGECCYVASEEHEFGIDLSKGDVSKNAKYIVCIDPLDGSSNIDVNVSVGTIFSIYRRASTEQVTMADDLLQKGEKQIAAGYIIYGSSTMLVYTTGNGVNGFTLDPSIGEFCLSHPNMKIPENGQIYSINEGNYIKFPQAIKNYIKYCQIEDSASKRPYTSRYIGSMVADVHRNLIRGGVFIYPETLSFPNGKLRLMYECNPMAFIIEQAGGKATTGSDRILTIQPTALHQRIPIVIGSRKMVEQVEYFYSMELESSLNV, encoded by the coding sequence ATGAAGACGTTAGGTCAATTTATAATTGAAAAGCAAGCAGATTTTCCATTTGCAAAGGGGGAGTTATCCCGTTTATTAAGAGATATTGCCATAGCAGCAAAATTAGTAAACCGTGAAGTCAATAAAGCAGGGTTAGCAGATCTGCTCGGTGCTTGTGGTGATATGAATATACAAGGTGAAGATCAGCAAAAATTGGATGTATATGCCGATGTTCAATTCATATCGGCTCTTCAACAGGGGGGAGAGTGCTGCTATGTAGCCTCGGAGGAGCATGAATTTGGAATCGACTTATCAAAAGGTGATGTCTCCAAAAACGCAAAGTATATAGTCTGTATTGATCCCTTGGATGGTTCCTCAAACATTGACGTGAATGTTTCTGTTGGTACTATTTTTTCAATCTATAGAAGAGCAAGTACAGAACAGGTAACAATGGCTGATGATCTGCTGCAAAAAGGTGAAAAACAAATAGCTGCCGGATATATTATTTATGGTTCTTCGACCATGCTTGTTTATACAACCGGAAATGGCGTAAATGGCTTTACTTTGGACCCTTCTATAGGGGAGTTTTGTTTGTCTCATCCAAATATGAAAATACCGGAAAATGGACAGATTTACTCTATCAACGAAGGAAATTATATAAAATTCCCACAAGCAATCAAAAACTATATTAAATATTGTCAGATTGAAGATTCGGCTTCAAAACGTCCTTATACGTCACGTTATATCGGCTCTATGGTGGCAGATGTGCATCGTAATCTAATCCGTGGAGGGGTGTTTATTTATCCTGAAACTTTATCTTTTCCCAATGGGAAGCTGCGGTTGATGTACGAGTGCAATCCGATGGCTTTTATAATTGAACAGGCAGGGGGGAAGGCCACTACTGGTAGCGATCGTATCTTAACTATTCAACCAACAGCATTACATCAGCGTATCCCCATAGTCATCGGGAGTAGGAAAATGGTGGAGCAGGTTGAATATTTCTATAGTATGGAACTTGAATCATCATTAAATGTGTAA
- a CDS encoding thioredoxin family protein has protein sequence MKKVIGIIMLCLVCFSVQKAAAQVNSIVEKDTLNYPYHPEANAEEDLQKLIAKAGQESKHIVIQAGGNWCIWCLRFNDYIHKTPEINQYLQDNYLYYHLNYSKENKNEDVFKKYVPDSLKLGYPFFIVLDSNGKVLKIQESGGFEDGKSYDKTKVMQFFTTWAKK, from the coding sequence ATGAAAAAGGTTATAGGGATTATCATGCTGTGCTTGGTTTGTTTTAGTGTCCAAAAGGCAGCAGCACAAGTCAATTCAATCGTGGAGAAGGATACATTGAATTATCCATATCATCCAGAAGCTAATGCAGAGGAAGATCTACAAAAGTTAATTGCGAAAGCTGGTCAAGAGTCTAAGCATATCGTTATTCAAGCAGGTGGCAATTGGTGCATCTGGTGTTTGCGCTTCAATGATTATATTCATAAAACACCAGAAATCAATCAGTATCTGCAAGATAATTATTTGTATTATCATCTCAATTACTCGAAAGAGAACAAAAATGAAGATGTGTTCAAAAAATATGTTCCTGATTCGTTAAAATTAGGTTATCCATTTTTTATCGTGCTGGATAGCAACGGTAAGGTGTTGAAAATACAGGAAAGTGGCGGCTTTGAAGACGGTAAAAGTTATGATAAGACGAAAGTGATGCAGTTTTTCACAACTTGGGCTAAAAAATAA
- a CDS encoding mechanosensitive ion channel family protein: MKLSKYILILFLLLSFCEKSPAQVAVDTLHAKQESALGSHSRNRNNLNRRENKSRRNNSDTTLVQKDVAADSLRTDLSKINVKYIANIHAGALEKEAMHKRDLRIQFVDKVHAFKEVLPADSVTAWATYIKTQIADLNAFQSSLASYNQSLELTLSQLKDFRTKYSQSESNERLNQYLTTSEQQVQSKIDSVKVSVDMTYDDLRAYSSVSNHVKETVAKNINKKRADSSTVKSSLWKAGGATVTKEKILNNLKNNYSKSKSLDTYVNKTTWTSRVLLVMLVLAYLYWIASTAYVLNKNNNTKLDTKLPFNPWVQIGKALVLLLTLLPIVAIVTPTLVIQGTQFLIIALFGILLKNKITLKHRKIVGFLLLFYICDVLVNSVVSGDLILRIVCIVFNIAALYIGFYLKKNIKDSAAAGYIQLPVFIVFAILNGCAILLNILGYVDHSRSFSIAGVVGLAQSFTLTFFMQMIKDDVRNQFARNRIKKGFWLRFSEERALKTTGDVLKFVCLLLAIIVLANNLQFAASLASSVSNFLSNNHQLGGISFTFGNLVLAVIILSAANWFQKNLNLLLIGGENGTISKDYDQKMTLFPLFRLIIIVVGFFIAISALGVSLDKLTVIVGALSVGIGLGMQNIINNFVSGIILAFDKPFRVGDRIELADKKGRVKEIGIRASVLNTGDGAEVIIPNGDLLSGRVVNWTLSNDDAKTSFVVQVDRSADLETLKSWIKKAVENSKYSKPELGTGISVQDISEGMIYLSISCWIDNSGNAGGFKNDVLIELDDRFKKEGLKFFSIA, encoded by the coding sequence ATGAAACTATCTAAATATATATTGATTTTATTTTTACTGTTGTCCTTTTGTGAGAAGAGCCCGGCTCAGGTAGCAGTTGATACCCTTCATGCGAAGCAAGAGAGCGCTTTAGGTAGTCATTCGCGCAATCGCAATAATTTGAATCGGCGAGAAAATAAATCCCGTCGCAATAATAGCGATACTACTCTTGTACAGAAGGATGTGGCTGCTGATAGTTTGCGTACAGATCTATCAAAAATTAATGTAAAATATATTGCTAATATCCATGCTGGAGCATTGGAAAAAGAGGCTATGCATAAACGCGACCTCCGCATTCAATTCGTTGACAAGGTGCATGCCTTTAAAGAGGTCTTACCAGCAGATTCGGTCACTGCATGGGCAACTTATATAAAAACTCAAATAGCAGACTTAAACGCCTTTCAAAGCAGCTTAGCGAGCTACAATCAAAGTCTTGAACTGACCTTAAGTCAATTGAAAGATTTCCGAACGAAATATAGTCAAAGTGAATCGAATGAACGATTAAATCAATATTTGACGACGTCTGAGCAACAGGTGCAAAGTAAAATAGACTCTGTGAAAGTTTCTGTAGACATGACTTATGATGATTTGAGAGCTTACAGTAGTGTTTCGAATCATGTTAAAGAAACTGTTGCAAAAAATATAAATAAGAAACGTGCTGATTCCTCCACGGTGAAAAGCTCCTTGTGGAAAGCTGGTGGCGCGACAGTTACAAAGGAGAAAATCTTAAATAACTTAAAAAATAACTATAGTAAGAGCAAGTCTCTAGATACTTATGTGAATAAAACTACCTGGACAAGCAGGGTTTTATTGGTTATGCTCGTGCTCGCTTATCTATACTGGATTGCTTCTACAGCTTATGTTTTAAATAAAAATAATAATACAAAGTTAGATACAAAATTGCCCTTTAATCCGTGGGTCCAGATTGGAAAGGCGTTGGTTTTATTATTAACGCTTTTGCCTATTGTTGCTATTGTGACGCCAACATTAGTTATTCAGGGCACCCAATTTCTGATTATTGCCCTGTTTGGGATTTTGTTGAAGAATAAAATTACTTTAAAACACCGCAAGATTGTTGGTTTTTTACTCCTTTTTTATATCTGCGATGTACTTGTCAACTCTGTCGTCAGTGGTGACCTCATCTTGCGTATCGTATGTATTGTATTTAATATTGCAGCCTTATACATTGGTTTCTATTTAAAGAAAAATATCAAAGATAGTGCTGCTGCTGGATACATTCAACTTCCTGTTTTTATTGTATTTGCTATTTTAAATGGTTGTGCTATTCTTTTGAATATTTTAGGGTATGTAGACCATTCGCGTAGTTTTAGTATTGCTGGTGTGGTTGGTTTGGCGCAATCTTTTACGTTGACATTTTTTATGCAAATGATAAAAGATGATGTCAGGAATCAATTTGCGAGAAATAGGATTAAAAAGGGTTTTTGGTTACGGTTTAGTGAGGAACGTGCTTTGAAAACTACAGGCGATGTACTGAAGTTTGTATGTTTACTGCTGGCCATCATTGTATTGGCGAATAACTTACAGTTTGCAGCTTCATTGGCATCTTCTGTCTCCAATTTTTTAAGCAATAACCATCAATTGGGTGGTATCAGTTTTACATTTGGTAATTTGGTATTGGCTGTTATCATACTAAGTGCTGCAAACTGGTTTCAAAAGAACTTGAATCTACTTTTGATCGGAGGTGAAAATGGTACAATAAGTAAAGATTACGATCAAAAGATGACCTTATTTCCGCTATTTAGGTTGATTATTATCGTTGTTGGATTTTTCATAGCGATATCGGCATTGGGAGTAAGTTTAGATAAGTTAACGGTAATCGTGGGGGCACTGAGTGTTGGTATTGGACTTGGGATGCAGAACATCATCAATAATTTTGTGTCTGGAATTATCTTGGCTTTTGATAAGCCTTTTCGGGTTGGCGATCGTATCGAACTGGCTGACAAAAAGGGGCGCGTCAAAGAAATCGGTATTCGTGCGAGTGTCTTGAATACGGGTGATGGTGCTGAGGTTATTATTCCCAATGGAGATCTGTTATCCGGTCGTGTTGTCAATTGGACTTTATCTAATGATGATGCAAAAACTAGTTTTGTGGTGCAGGTAGATCGTTCTGCCGATCTTGAGACATTAAAATCATGGATTAAAAAAGCGGTTGAAAATAGCAAATACAGTAAACCTGAGTTGGGAACGGGAATCAGTGTTCAGGACATCAGTGAGGGGATGATTTATTTAAGCATTAGTTGTTGGATTGATAATTCGGGTAACGCTGGTGGTTTTAAAAATGATGTATTGATCGAATTGGATGATCGCTTCAAAAAGGAAGGATTGAAATTTTTCAGTATTGCTTAA
- a CDS encoding AMP-dependent synthetase/ligase yields the protein MEEKLRIFDLAERQLELYPDLTMFSNKINGEWETITTQEFLDKVQAIAKGLITLGVKPNEKVGLIAESSVEWHIIDFAIQQIGAVVVAIYPNITDADYQYIFNDAEIRVAIVSTKSLYQRIVNLKDSIYTLKYIFCIASHDQVRNWDEMVQIGAQVEDGHVQELKNQVKSSDLATLIYTSGTTGKPKGVMLSHDNIIANVRSAEEITPCKAYDRGLTFLPPCHAYERMVIYTYLYIGITVYIAESFDKIGQNLMEVKPNIMTAVPRILEKVYEKIIKKGHDLHGVKRKIFDWAVSVGEKYDPNPAKRSFVYDLKLNLARKLVLNKWYEGLGGALQTVASGSASLQSKLTRVFLAAGIPIYEGYGLTEASPLISVNHYLKGIRVGTVGLAVKNVQIKLAEDGEILVKGPNVMMGYYKNPEETNKTIIDGWLYTGDIGAWEDGIFLKIIDRKKELFKISGGKYVTPQPIEKKLVESKFIEQAMVVGDGMKFASAFIVPSYAHLMDWAKSEEPGLVHLSKQEFLKQDKIIKKINQEVRIANQHFGNWEQIKRPMIIADEFTIDGGELTPTLKLKRKVILKKYKQEYDQLYQNSDD from the coding sequence ATGGAAGAAAAATTGAGAATATTTGATTTGGCAGAAAGGCAGTTGGAGTTATATCCGGATCTGACCATGTTTTCGAATAAGATAAATGGGGAATGGGAGACGATTACGACTCAAGAATTTTTAGATAAAGTCCAAGCGATAGCAAAGGGGTTAATAACATTAGGTGTTAAGCCCAATGAAAAGGTCGGATTGATAGCGGAAAGTAGCGTGGAATGGCACATCATAGATTTTGCAATCCAACAAATTGGAGCAGTAGTAGTCGCAATCTATCCCAATATTACAGATGCTGATTATCAGTATATCTTTAATGATGCAGAGATTAGAGTTGCTATTGTTAGTACTAAAAGTCTTTACCAAAGAATCGTGAATCTCAAAGATTCAATTTACACCTTAAAGTATATCTTTTGTATTGCTTCGCACGACCAAGTGCGTAATTGGGATGAAATGGTACAGATTGGTGCACAAGTGGAGGATGGACATGTACAAGAACTGAAGAATCAAGTGAAGTCTTCAGACCTCGCCACCTTGATATACACCTCTGGTACTACAGGGAAGCCAAAGGGAGTGATGTTGTCTCATGATAACATCATCGCAAATGTGAGGTCTGCAGAAGAGATCACGCCCTGTAAAGCATACGATAGAGGCTTAACATTCTTACCTCCTTGTCATGCTTATGAAAGGATGGTAATCTACACCTATTTGTATATTGGTATTACCGTATATATTGCAGAATCTTTTGATAAGATTGGTCAAAATTTAATGGAAGTAAAGCCCAATATCATGACCGCGGTTCCTAGGATATTGGAAAAAGTATATGAAAAGATTATCAAAAAGGGGCATGATCTGCATGGTGTAAAACGTAAAATATTTGACTGGGCAGTATCGGTAGGGGAAAAGTATGATCCGAATCCAGCAAAAAGAAGTTTCGTCTATGACCTCAAATTAAACCTTGCTCGAAAACTGGTACTGAATAAATGGTATGAAGGTCTTGGTGGGGCATTACAAACAGTTGCATCTGGTAGTGCATCATTACAAAGTAAATTGACTCGTGTGTTTTTGGCCGCTGGAATTCCCATTTATGAGGGCTATGGTTTGACAGAGGCTTCGCCACTTATTTCGGTAAATCATTATTTGAAAGGTATCCGTGTGGGCACAGTGGGGTTAGCAGTAAAAAATGTTCAGATAAAATTAGCGGAGGATGGGGAAATTTTAGTCAAAGGTCCAAATGTGATGATGGGGTATTATAAAAACCCAGAAGAAACCAATAAGACCATTATTGACGGATGGTTGTATACTGGTGATATTGGGGCTTGGGAAGATGGTATATTTTTAAAAATCATCGATCGTAAAAAAGAGCTTTTTAAGATATCGGGCGGAAAGTATGTCACGCCTCAACCTATTGAGAAAAAACTGGTAGAATCTAAGTTTATCGAACAAGCAATGGTCGTGGGTGATGGAATGAAATTTGCCTCTGCTTTTATCGTTCCTAGTTATGCACACCTCATGGATTGGGCTAAGTCGGAAGAACCGGGTCTTGTACATTTATCTAAACAAGAATTTTTGAAGCAAGATAAAATCATAAAGAAAATAAATCAAGAGGTTCGAATTGCAAACCAACACTTCGGTAATTGGGAACAAATAAAAAGACCCATGATTATTGCAGATGAATTTACAATTGATGGGGGTGAATTGACACCGACACTCAAACTAAAGCGAAAGGTAATCTTAAAGAAATATAAGCAAGAGTACGATCAGCTATATCAAAACTCGGACGATTAA